A stretch of DNA from Paenibacillus albus:
GTTGAATAGGCCGGAGAAGAACACCTGCGGTACGACAACAAGCGGGATGAATTGGATGATTTGAAACTCGTTGCTAGCAAAAGAGGATAGCAGCGTGCCTAGCGTCAGCGCAGTAAGCGACAAAAGTAAGTTCATCAGCAGCACAAGCCAGATTGAGCCGTCCATATACAAGCCGAGCACGTCGATGGCATACCAGGCGATTAGTGCAGCTTGCAGCAGTGTGAACAGGCCAAAGCCGGTCAAGTAGCCAAGCACCACTTCGAATCTTCGGATTGGTGTGGCAAGAAGCCGCTCCAGCGTGCCGCTGGTCCGCTCTCGAAGGAAGGAGACGCCTGCGAGCATGAATACGAAGAAGAACGAGAAGAAGCCGATCAGCACGGGGCCAAAATAGTCAAATGACGCCATCTCCGCATTTCCGTGCAAATACGTAATAGCCGGCGCGACACCAGGGGCTTCGGCGCTCATCGTGCGCTGAAGCAGGAGCAGGACCATTTTGCTCGTGGAGGGGTCGCTGCCTTCCAGCATGATGGCTGGCTTGCCGCCAGCAAGTGAGAGCACCGCATCTAGATCGCCATCCTTCAATGCCTTATCGGCAGCAGTGGAATCCTCGTACGTTGTAACAGCCGCGTCCGAGTTCGCTAACCGTTCGACGATAGCATCGGGAATTTGGACGACGCCGATATTCGGCTCGACTGCATTGCCGTTAAAGACAAGCTTCATTAAAGTGAGAATGAGCAGAGGCGCAAGGAATAGCAGAGCTAACGTCCGCTTATCACGTACAAACTGGCGAATAATTCGAATAGCTAACGCACGGATTCTCATGCCCGAACACCTCCCCCGAAGACGATGAACGCTTCTTCAATCGTCGAAGTACCGCTCTTCTCTTTGATTTCGGCAGGCGTCCCGAGAGCGGTCAGCTTGCCATCACGGATGAGGCCGAGCCGATCGCACTTCTCCGCTTCGTCCATGACATGTGTCGTCAGAATGATTGTTGTTCCGCGTTCACGCATCTCGCCAAGCTCGCGCCAGATCGATTGACGTAGAACGGGGTCAATGCCGACAGTCGGCTCATCGAGGATAAGCAGCTCTGGTTCGTGAAGCAATGCTAGAGCAAGCGACAAGCGGCGTTTCATTCCTCCGGAGTAGGCGGATACGTTCTTGTTCAGATCATCCTGCAGGTTAACGATATTCATAGCATCCTGAATGCGGGTCGCGAGCTGCTTCCCCTTCAGACCGAAGAGGGAGCCGAAGAACGTCAAATTCTCTCTCGCAGTCAGCTCGTTATAGAGGGCGTCGGACTGTGCCATATACCCGAAGCGCTGCAGCATCGTCAGCTTAGGCATCCGCTCGCCGAGCATGACAACACTGCCGCCGTCTGCCTTGTCGATGCCGGTGATTAGCTTGATAAGCGTTGTTTTGCCCGAGCCTGACGGACCGAGCAGACCGAGAAGCTCGCCGCGCTTGACCTCGAACGAGATGTCATCGAGCACCGTTTTGCTTCCGAAACGGCGCGTAATGTTACGGACTTCCACGATTGCTTGTGCAGACATGGCGTTTCACATCCTTGAATTGGAGTAGTAAAATGAGTGATTACTCACTTTTATCATACTCATCATTCCATAAGTTGTAAAGTGAGTAATCACTCATTACTTGTCTCAAGACGCACGCCGCCTCCGTCTTAGGTCGGGGATAAAGACTGGTCTAGAGACGTTTACGCATAATTAGCGAATTAGGTATTCTTTAACAAGGAGTTCTGAGGAGAACCATATGAGAGGGGAAACGAATAGCAATGCAATGGATTACCAAATGGGCTTTCAATAACAAAGCCGCAATGAAGCTAGTAGTGCTTATGGCACTCGTAATGGGGGTTATCAGCTACTACCGGCTCCCAATGGAGTTTCTGCCCGAAGCCGACAATCCGATGGTAACAATTGCCGCGATTGGGCCTGGCTACGACGCTAAATCAATGGAAACAGAAGTAACGGCAAAGATTGAAGATGCTGTACAATTCGTTAAAGGAAAGAGCTTGATGACCTCGTCATCGGGTAACGGCTTCTCGAAGATTGATCTCTCTTTTGATTCAAAAACGAATATGAAGGATGCAAAAGCAGAAGTTGAAGCAGCTGTTCGCTCCGTGCAGCTTCCTGAACGTGTTATGACACCGTATGTGGTGCAATTCAACACCTCTATGATTCCGATCTCTTGGGTATCGATTAATCTTGACGGTATCAAAGAAGCAGACCGCGAGAAAGCGGAGAAGGACGTTATCAACGCGTTCAAGAAAGTGGACGGCGCAGGCGATGTATCGCTCGGCGGCAAATCCAATCCAAGCATTACAATAACACCAGACGCAGCTAAGCTCGCGGCCAAAGGCGTGCCATTCCAAGCGCTGATGGGCGTCCTGCAAAACCGCGGTGTTGCAGCATCCATCGGAGAGAAGACGATCGATGGCGCTTCCGGCAACATTAACGTAGAAGCTTCGATTAACGATCTGGATACACTGCGCAAGCTGCCTGTCGTGGATGGTGTCACGCTTGGCGATGTAGCAGATGTGCAGCCGCAAAACCAATTAGAGAGCATTAGCAGCCTAGATGGCAAGAACGTGCTTATGCTTACAATTTCCAAAACCGCGGATGCGAATGCCGTTAAAGTCGGCGATGGCGTGCAGGATGAAGTAGACCGCCTGAACAAAGACATGAAGGGCGTTGACATTAAAGTGCTTTCGAGCACATCGGAGCAAGTTGTACATTCCGTAAACTCCATGCTTCGCGAAGTATTGATGGGCGCATTGTTCGCAACAATCGTAATCCTGCTGTTCATGCGCAACCTGCGTGCTACGCTCGTAACGATCGTATCCATCCCGCTTTCGCTCGGTATTACATTGTATTTGCTCCAAATGTCCGGCATTACGCTTAATATCATTACGCTTGGCGGCGTTGCCGTTGCAGTTGGCCGTCTCGTCGACGACAGTATCGTCGTTATCGAGAATATTTACCGCCGTCTGCAGAAAGAGCAATTCTCCGTTCAGCTCATTATGGACGCAACCAAAGAAGTGGCAACAGCGATCACATCTTCGACACTTGTAACGGTAGCCGTATTCCTGCCGATGGGCTTGCTCCGCGGCTCGCTGCAAGCGTTCCTGCTTCCATTCGCACTGACCGTGACGTACTCGCTGTTAGCATCGCTGCTGGTTGCACTTACAGTCGTGCCGATCTTAAGCGCGGTACTGCTGCGCAATACGAAGATGAAGGAGCATGAAGGCTCCAAACGTTTCTCCAATTTCCTAGCTTGGAATTTGCAGCATAAATGGGTGCCGCTCGTAATCGCAGTTCTATTGTTGGTCGGCTCGGTTGGCGCATACATGTCAATGCCGAAGGGTGCAATTGACTCATCGAATGTTCAGAATTTGAACATCACACTGGAATACCCAAGCGATACGCCGCATGACAAAGTCATAGAGGAAGGCCGCAAGCTTGAGAAATTCATTAGCGGACGTGATGATATCGACTGGGCGCTGATGCAGAACGGTAACAGCTCGGACGGCGCGAAATACGGCGAGGTTTCATCGCCGACTCTCGTAACTTATCTGGTTGATATGAAAGACGGCGCAGATGCCGATAAGCTTATCAATGATATCAAGGCACAGCGTCCTTCGTATCCAGGTGCTGACCTGAATGCCGGCGCAATGGATTTTGCAGGCGGCAGCAGCTCGACACAAATTTTGGTTGACGTAACAGGCGATGATCTTGATGCTATCGCGAAAGGCGCAGATCAAGTCATGGCGGCCATTAAACCGGTGAAAGACGTTATTAAAGTGAAATCGAACCAAGAGCAGAAGAAGCCGGTCTATACGTTCCAGATGGATCCATTGAAGTCCAAAGGCGGCGAAGTGGCACAGCAGCTGCAAGGCATGCTGAATCCAATTCCGCTCGGTACGGTAAACATTGATAACCGCGCAACTAACGTTATTTTGCAGCCTTCGGTTGATCCGAAGACTGAAGCTGATTTGAACAATCTCACGATAATGACTGCACAAGGCCCAGCTCCGGTATCTTCCGTCGCGAAGCTTGTGAAGACAGAGCAAGCAAGCGTGTTCTACCATAAAGACGGCAAAGCGTACGTTCGCGTATCTGCTGACGTGGAACCAAGCCAATTGTCGATCGTCGGCAAAGAAATCACGAAGAAGGTCGGCGAGCTGAAAGCACCGGATGGCGTCAAGTTTACCGTTGGCGGCGCATCGGCGGATCAATCGGCTGACTTCGCAGACCTCGGTATCATCATGATAATCGCAATCGGCATCGTATACTTGATCATGGTTGTTACGTTCAAGACTTTGCGTGCACCGCTTGCCATTCTGTGCTCGCTGCCGCTTGCGGCAATCGGCGCAGTGGTCGGCTTGATCGTATCGAATATCTCGCCTGACTTCACAGCCGTATTCGGAGCATTAATGCTTGTCGGTATCGTCGTAACGAATGCGATCGTACTTATCGACCGCGTGAAGCAGAACGAGCAGCACATGACGATCCGCGAAGCGCTGATCGAAGCTGCAACAACGCGTGCTCGTCCGATTCTCATGACAGCTATTGCTACAATCTCTGCAATGCTGCCGCTTGTATTCGGCTCCTCCGAGAGCGGAAGCATCGTATCGCAAAGCCTTGCGATCGTTGTAATCGGCGGTCTTGCAGCAGCAACGCTGCTCACCTTGCTGATCGTACCTTGTATTTACGAATTGTTCTTCTTCCGTAAATCGAAGCGCCAGCGTAAAGCTGCTGCTACAGCTAGCCACGCTGCATAATCGAAATGAAAGAAGCCTTATGGCATCTCCCGAGGGGATCGCCATGAGGCTTCTTTGCATTTTTAGTAGCTGCCAGCGGGAATGGAGACCCACTTGCTCAGCCATTCGTCACAGCTCGTTTCCAGCTGCGGATTATGGGGACTACGTGCGATGAAGCCTTGCCTCATTCCGCTCTCAGTCGCGACAGCCGTTGCTTCGTAGCGGATGTCCATCGACCAGCGAACGGCGTCCGAGCGGTTCGGCAGCGCTCGATGGGGGAGCAGCTGCGTGAAGCACAGCACGTCGCCGGGATCCATCTCGATGGAGATGCCGGTCAGCGTATTGGCGTCTTCACGCTTTAGGCCGAGAAAATCGGTCTCGGCATCGATCTCACCGTCCAGCAGCGTGCTGTCGAAGAAGCCGGGCGCCACTTGCAGGCAGCTGTTATACTCGGTGACACGCTGCAGCGGCATCCACATCGACACGACATGTGTATGCTCGGCATCGCGATAATATTGAGCGTCTTGATGCCAAGGTGTGTCCGTCCATTTCTGATCGGGCAGCTTAGGCCTTGCATTGAAGATGCCATGCACGGAGACATCCTCTGTCCCCAGCAGCTGGCTGGCGATATCGACGAGCGCAGGCTCCTTCAGAAATTGATACATCGGTTTGCCAATGAGATCGCGGCGAGGGCTGCGGCTGTATTTTGGCTTGCCGGCTGCATCCCACATCTCGACGAGGCGATGTTGGAAGTCGAGGTCATACCGCTTGTCAGTAATGAGCTTCTGGTCATACCACACATCGACAAGCTCATCGACCCATTTGCTAATGATCTGCGTAGCTCTGTCGAGTGCTCGCTGAGGTACAACTTGACGCAGGACAACATAATGATGCTGCTTATAGAACGCTAATTGCTCCTCGGATAGTCGCACTTGCATAAGAGAATCGCTCCTTCGTCGCATTGCTAGATAAATTGATTGTAGCGCGGAGGGAAAAGAGGCGACTATAGCGAAAACGCTTTGTGATTTGACCATTTGTCGTTACTATTAGAGTAATAGGATGCGCTATTGGCAGAAGAGTTGATCAAAACGTAGGAGTGAGCATAATGGGGCTGAATACTCCTTTTCAATTTCAGTCGATGCGAAGCTTGATTGCATTGCATAACTGTCACTTTCGGGAAGTGGAAGCAGGCTGGTCATATCAGCTTCATGAGCATAGCGGTTATGAGCTGCTTCACTGCGCATATGGACAAATAAACGAATGGATTCATGGTGAATCTGTCCTGCTCCATCCGGGAGATTGGCTATTCATCGGTCCAGGGGTGAAGCACAGCACCATAAATGAGTCATCGCAGCCATTTGCCTATTTCTCGGTCCATTTCAGCATGGATGATGAGGAGCTGACGAATGCGCTGAAGGAGCTGCATTTTGCGCATTTGTCCGGTGGAGAGGAGCGGCGGCTTCAACCCATGTTTGCAGCGTTGTTCGATCAGCTGCGAGAGAATAACTCCGTGCAGCCTGACAGGGAGAGAGGGCAAATTACGATTGACGGATTCGCATCAGTAGCTCGGCAGACCTTTATGCTGACGGTGCAGCAGCTCGTCATCAACGCGATCGGCCTCGTGCTCGTTGCCCGAGACAAGGAGCATGTCCGGCAGCAGCCCGGCCGTAAGAAGCTGCAAGCCGCAGAGGTGGAGCTGGCCCATGGTATCCAACAGAAGCTGTTAGATGCGGTTTACACACCTATGACGATTAACGAGATCGCGCAGCAATACTTCATTAGCCGCAGTCATTGCAATGAAGTGTTCAAGCGAGTATATGGCATAGCGCCTAAACAATATCTAAGTATTATGAAGCAGCGAGCGGCGGAAGAATTGCTGCTGCATTCAGACGCTTCGGCAGGTGAAATCGCAGAGAAGCTGGGCTTCACGTCACTAAGCAGCTTCAGCCGGCAGTTTCGCAGGTGGACTGCGGCATCCCCGCAGCAGTTTCGAAAGTGATAGAAACCTTCATCGTTATAACGACCAGCTGCATAACAAAGGGCTGCCCTTGTCGACATGATCGTCGGCTCGCGGGCAGCCCATATTGCGATTTGGAACCTCGTTCTAGTGTTAGAAGGACATCTTATAAAGCGGAAGCACAGTTTGGAACGTTTCTTTCACTTTCGCGATGAATGCTTCTCCGTCCTTCAAGAGCGGATCGTTCCTGTCAATGATAATGCCGCAGAGCGCCTCAGATGCTTTCACTGAACGGAGTCGCTGCAGCAGCTGCGCAAGCCCTTCGCTGCCGAGCTCGCCTTGCGTATCGCCGCCTGGGACCATATGATTGCCTGACCAAACATATTCAGCAGGGATATGCTTCATAATGTCATCCATCTGCGCAAGCGCATGATCTGCGAATACCGATTTGTTGTCAGATTCATAGATAATGGCGAACTGGACGAACAGATGCGAGCCGAACAAGCCGATCTGGAAATGCGGGAACATCTTATAGCCGCGCTTGCCTGGCGCGAACGCGATCCACGTATCATTCGGCGGATTAATCGTACGGCGTGCGTGTTTTGCGACATGCGGGAACATCGGCTCGCCGCACAACTCTGTCAGCCAAGGCGACAACAGCTCGCCGAGCTCGTGCAGCTTAGGACGAATATGATCAATTAAAGCCGTCATCCGAGCTTCTAAGCCAGGGACAGCAAATACGTCAAAGTCATCCGCTGTAAAACCGGTAAATGTGCTGATTTGTTCTGTAGCAGCTTGTGTCGTCATCGTGCGATTGTCATTCCTTTCGGGCGTTCAAGACCAACCTTTATTTGCCCCATTATAGCACATGTTTGCAATCCGCCGCTGATTCCGTTACAGTCTACTCTAGTAACTAAGGAAACGGATGTTGGGAGAGGTTTGGCAAATATGTGGCAGCAATTATGGTTTCTTACGAATATGGTGTTTGTTACACTCGCAATCGTTTATTTATTTGTTCATCGTTCCGTCACGCAGGCGCGTCTTGAGAATGACGCTCTGAAGTTGACGCGAGCGCGTAAAGTCCGCGTCGTTGTTGGGATTTTCACAGTTGTTGCGTTTATTGCGATGGCATCGCTTTTCCTTGTGAATATGCGAGTTAACGGATAAATAACGATTGCACAGATGTGTCCAAAAATTGTCTCTTCGACATTTTTCGCAACTTTTTCAGCAGCAACAGCGTTTAACTGTGACATACAAGCTGAAACAGTGGAGGAAAAGGAGACGAATAATGAAATTTTTGAAATGGTTGTTGGTTCTATCATTTTTAGTTATGCCTTTTGTCTATGCTTCCGATGGAAAAGCGGCTGCGCTTGATTATTCTGACAAGCTTACGCTGACAATTGGCAGCAAGAACATGAAGCATAATAGCACATATACGAAAACGGCGCAGCCGGTCACGGCTATTAATGGAGTCTCGTTTATTCCGTTTGCTTCCGTGGCCGCACAATATGGTTACAAAATCTCGTATAACGCAAAGACGAAAGAGTCGATTGCAACAGGTCCGCTGCATACGTTGAAGTTCAAGATAAACAGTGCAGCAGCGAATGTAGATGGATATAATGTGAAGCTGACAGGTGCCACCTATATTCTGAACGGCTCGCTCATGGTGCCGCTTCGTTCATGGGGGAATGTAACAGATAGCGCCATCGCAGTTGTAAACAAAACAATTACGCTGTCATGGAATTCGGTTATTTTGCCGCAGCAGCCGAAAGCAAACTTTGAAGTACAGCCTGCAGAGATATACGCGGGTCAAACGAATGTGACTTATGTGGACCGTTCGTATAACCCGGCAGATGCACCGTTCGTCGATGAGCGCTGGGATGGCCGTATGGACGTGTTCCCTGATCCGGGCACTTATACCGTAACTAGACAGGTAGAAGATATTAATGGCATCTGGAGTGAGCCGTATTCGGTTACGATTACCGTTAAGCCCGCGAATCAACCGCCTGTAGCGAATTTCTCGACAGAGAAAGAGACGTATCGCATTGGTGAGGCTGTGCTCTACACCGATCTAAGCACCGATGACGAGAATGCCATCGTTCGCCGGACATGGACGGGGAATGACAAAGTGTTCTTCGAGCCAGGCAATAAGCAGGTTACGCTTGAGGTAGAGGATCGACATGGCTTAGTACATTCGATTACGAAGACGGTAACGGTAACGAGTGAAGTGCTCTATACGAAGGACGAGTACTACAGGCTGTTCACGCCGATTGGTGAGAAGTTCCCAATTGACAGTGGCGCCGTGCTCAAAATGCCTTCATTGCCTTACACCTTCCACTCTGAGCAATCCCAGATGGTCCGCAGTAACAGCCCAGAAGCGCTGCTCCAGGAAGGTATTGTGTATGAGTCGCAGCTGTCAGGGCAAGTGCGATTCTTGTTCCATAACGTAAACCATATGTTTACTCCGGTCAAAATGTATTTACTCGCAACGAACAATAATCAAGTGCCGGTGAATCTGAGCACAGGCTCAATCGGACTTGGTGGGCCAGACCCGTATGTGGAGAATACAGCGAAGATGTCGACGATTCGGTATCTCCAATCACTCGCGAATAATCCGTCGCCGCGTTGGATGACGATTAAGCCGGGCGAGACGAAGGAAGTGCTGCCTGAGCTGTCGAGAATCCCAATGAAGCCGCTAGATGTCCTTACGACATATGCGGATCTATATGCGGATCAAGAGCTGCAGTTCAAGATCGTCGTTGTCGCATCGAATAAGAATGTGTTTACGGAGCTGCCGAAGCTGGGACAGATGCCGCGCGATGGCAAGCATGTTCGCGGTACCTTCAATAAGGCTGACCGTTCGATAGAGATGTCAGATATTCTGGGCAATACAGCTGAGTATATCAAGCTTGGCGATAAAACGATGGATACGTATCTGGACGGAATTGACGAAACGACAGGCAATTTGGAATACAACATCGGTAACTTCGGTGTCCTGTACCGACTGACCCTTCCACATGTTGCACCGCATACGCTAATAGCGCTTAATGCTCGCGGCGGCTATTATACGGGAGCCTTTATGGTCAATGGTCAGGTAATTCCGGTTACCAATTCCAGCATTCTCAAAGACAATAAGGAAGCGGCAGTGCTGTACCGGACCGGCGATAGCGAAGAATCGGTTGAGATCGTGTTCACGTTGTCAGCCGGAAGCAATCTACCGCTTGCCATGATGTTCCTGCCGCTGCCTGGGGCACGCTGGTAATTCGGCAATATATAAAAAAGGCCTTCATCGCAGTATTCTGCTGATGAAGGCCTTTTCTACTTGTATGAAATGATTAATAAGGCAGTTTAATTTCAACTTCGCGGCGTTGTTCAGCTGAACGGAGTACGCCGTCAATGATTGCTTGTTGAATCAAGATTTGCTCACCTGGAATTGGTGCAGGACGTCCTTCGCGAACCGCATCGACGAAGTCACGCACTTTTTCGAAGAACAGATCTTTATCGTGCTCGATGCCCGGAACCGGCGTCGAAGTTTGCTGACCCATAAAGTCATGGAAGAGCGTAATATCGCCGACTTTGCCGTCCCATACGCCGGACCAGTTGCCTTTGCCGAACGGATTCACTTTCAGACCGCCTTCAGAGCCCAGGAACATCGTCGAGCCGAGTGTATCCATGTGCATCGCCCAAGAAATCTTGAACTGCAGCACAAGATCGTTCTCGAAGCGAACGAGCGCTACGCCGAAGTCTTCGACTTCGAACTGGCTTGCTTGCGGATGATGAATCGGGTTCGTTCCGAAATGGTTGCTTGTGAAAGCAGAAACCGTAAGCGGACGAGGGTAGCCGAGTGCATTGAGTGCCATGTCGAGCGAGTAGCAGCCGATATCTGCCATTGCGCCAGCGCCGGCAAGCGCTTTGCTGATGAATGTGCCGCCAGGCATACCGCGTCTGCGGCCGCCGCCTGTTTCAACATAGTACACTTTACCGAGCTTGCCGGATTGAACGATGTCGCCAACAAGCTTCATGTTCGGGTCATAGCGCGGTTGGAAACCGATTGTGAGCATGTTGCCCGTTTCTTTGGAAGCTTGCACCATGTCAATTGCTTCATCAAGCGTTACGGACATTGGCTTCTCCAGAAGGACTTGCTTGCCCGCACGAAGTGCATCTACAGTCGTTACGTGATGGGACACGTTCGGCGTACAGATGCTGACGCCATCAAGATCAAGCTCAAGCATAGCGCGGTGGCTGTCGAATGCTTGTGCATCCGTCAGTGAAAGCGATTCCACGAATTGCTGTGCTTTGCCTGGAATGACGTCCGCTACTGCAACGATTTCCACGTCTGCGATTTGTTTGTACTGGCGAATGTGTGCATGGGCGATACCGCCGCTGCCGATAATACCGATTCGAATAGGCTTAGCCAATTTGAGTCATCTCCTCTTTAATTGTCAACTTATTCTAAGGCGTTTGCTGGATGCGGAACTGCCTAGGTGTCATATTGAAGCGTTTCTTAAACACATAGTACAAATAATTGCTGCTGGCGAAACCATGCTCGAGCGCAATATGCTCAATCGAATGCTGGCCTTCAATGATGGCAGAGCACACCTGCGACAGACGGTAGTTCTCCAGATAGGCACTGAACGATTCCTCGCCTTGCTCGCGGAAGATCCGCTGCAGCTGACGGGCACTGATCGGAATTCGCTCGGCAACCTCTTGAAGCGTTAACTGCTGTGCGTAGTTATCGTGAATGAATTGCGTTGCAATCCGAAAGCGATGCTCGTTCATATTGCGGGACGGCGGTTCGAAGGTAAGGCTGGGCTCAGATGACATGCGTGAAGCGCGCAGCAAGATTTGTATGATGGCTTGCTTGATGGTCGAGAATGCTCCTGGTTGGCCTTCGTTCCAAGCACGATAGGCGGTGAGGAACCACGACATTGCATTATACTGATCGACATGTGGACGCAACGGTAAGCCGCTAAGCGCATTCATGCAGCTCTCTGCTTCATGACGCTCCCACGGGTCGCCCCAGGCTGCTTCTTCCTCGCTTTCTTTAATCGGCACGATATCAATATGGAGACAGAGCTCATCCATCGCTTCTCGCGAGTCCGCTTCCTGCTGATGCAGGACGTTTGGTCCCGTCAAGTAGAAAAGACCTTCGTGCAGCGGATAGACAGTGTCTTCCATAATGACTGTTCCCTTGCCGCGTGGAATAAAATGAAACTCATATTCCGAGTGCTTATGGAACCGTACGATTTTTCCAGGAGGGAAGGTGGCGAGGTGGCAGCGCAATACGCGAAATCCATAGCCGCCCCAGCGGAACTGGATATCGAGCCTGTCGATCGCGTCGCCGCGTTCAGCCATTAATGAGTAAGCAAACGGTTTAGCCATGCATATACCACCTCTCCTTCTTCTTAATTTGTATTAGTTTTTGAGTTCTGCGATTGTTACTTCGCGGCGCTCTTTGTTCGAGATGTTCGCTGCTTCCATCAGCTTCGTGAGGTCAGCTGCAAGGCCAACGTTCTCAGTAGCTTCTGTGTTGTTCAAAATGTGGCCAACGAATTGGTTGAAGGCGATTTCGCGGTGATCCGGTTTCGCGATCTTCACCCATTCGTTGCCTTGCAATTTGCTGCTGCGAACAAGTACTTCATCGGATTCGAAGCCGTAGATCATTGTGCCTTCTGTGCCGTGTACTTCGAAGCAGAACGGCGAGTTAGGGTTCACGAAGCCAGCTTCTACGACGCCGAAAGCGCCATTCTCGTAGCGAAGAGTAGCTACTGCGTTATCTTCAACATCCTTGCCAGTTACATAGCCATAGATCGCGTTCAGGCTTTGCGGCATGCCAAGGAACAGACGAGTAAGGTACATTGGGTGGCAGCCAAGGTCGATCAGCGCGCCGCCGCCGCATTGCTCGAGGTTGTAGAAGTGCTCTGGCAACCAGCCAGCAGTTGCGCCGTTGTGGGACAGGCGAACGCGAGCTTGCGTCAATTGGCCGAGGTAGCCTTTAGCCAATACTTCTTGAGCTGCAAGTGTATAGTTATCATTAAGGCGCGGCAGGGATACAGTGAACTTCACGCCTGCTTCCTTAATAGCAGCAAGAATTTCG
This window harbors:
- a CDS encoding AraC family transcriptional regulator, whose translation is MAKPFAYSLMAERGDAIDRLDIQFRWGGYGFRVLRCHLATFPPGKIVRFHKHSEYEFHFIPRGKGTVIMEDTVYPLHEGLFYLTGPNVLHQQEADSREAMDELCLHIDIVPIKESEEEAAWGDPWERHEAESCMNALSGLPLRPHVDQYNAMSWFLTAYRAWNEGQPGAFSTIKQAIIQILLRASRMSSEPSLTFEPPSRNMNEHRFRIATQFIHDNYAQQLTLQEVAERIPISARQLQRIFREQGEESFSAYLENYRLSQVCSAIIEGQHSIEHIALEHGFASSNYLYYVFKKRFNMTPRQFRIQQTP
- a CDS encoding copper amine oxidase N-terminal domain-containing protein, producing MKFLKWLLVLSFLVMPFVYASDGKAAALDYSDKLTLTIGSKNMKHNSTYTKTAQPVTAINGVSFIPFASVAAQYGYKISYNAKTKESIATGPLHTLKFKINSAAANVDGYNVKLTGATYILNGSLMVPLRSWGNVTDSAIAVVNKTITLSWNSVILPQQPKANFEVQPAEIYAGQTNVTYVDRSYNPADAPFVDERWDGRMDVFPDPGTYTVTRQVEDINGIWSEPYSVTITVKPANQPPVANFSTEKETYRIGEAVLYTDLSTDDENAIVRRTWTGNDKVFFEPGNKQVTLEVEDRHGLVHSITKTVTVTSEVLYTKDEYYRLFTPIGEKFPIDSGAVLKMPSLPYTFHSEQSQMVRSNSPEALLQEGIVYESQLSGQVRFLFHNVNHMFTPVKMYLLATNNNQVPVNLSTGSIGLGGPDPYVENTAKMSTIRYLQSLANNPSPRWMTIKPGETKEVLPELSRIPMKPLDVLTTYADLYADQELQFKIVVVASNKNVFTELPKLGQMPRDGKHVRGTFNKADRSIEMSDILGNTAEYIKLGDKTMDTYLDGIDETTGNLEYNIGNFGVLYRLTLPHVAPHTLIALNARGGYYTGAFMVNGQVIPVTNSSILKDNKEAAVLYRTGDSEESVEIVFTLSAGSNLPLAMMFLPLPGARW
- a CDS encoding Gfo/Idh/MocA family protein encodes the protein MIRVAMLSYWHVHAWDYTRNVQANPNTEIVAVWDEIPSRGQADAEKLGVPFIADLDELLARTDIDAVVVDTPTNMHRDVMVKAARAGKHIFTEKVVAPTNAEVNEILAAIKEAGVKFTVSLPRLNDNYTLAAQEVLAKGYLGQLTQARVRLSHNGATAGWLPEHFYNLEQCGGGALIDLGCHPMYLTRLFLGMPQSLNAIYGYVTGKDVEDNAVATLRYENGAFGVVEAGFVNPNSPFCFEVHGTEGTMIYGFESDEVLVRSSKLQGNEWVKIAKPDHREIAFNQFVGHILNNTEATENVGLAADLTKLMEAANISNKERREVTIAELKN
- a CDS encoding Gfo/Idh/MocA family protein, whose protein sequence is MAKPIRIGIIGSGGIAHAHIRQYKQIADVEIVAVADVIPGKAQQFVESLSLTDAQAFDSHRAMLELDLDGVSICTPNVSHHVTTVDALRAGKQVLLEKPMSVTLDEAIDMVQASKETGNMLTIGFQPRYDPNMKLVGDIVQSGKLGKVYYVETGGGRRRGMPGGTFISKALAGAGAMADIGCYSLDMALNALGYPRPLTVSAFTSNHFGTNPIHHPQASQFEVEDFGVALVRFENDLVLQFKISWAMHMDTLGSTMFLGSEGGLKVNPFGKGNWSGVWDGKVGDITLFHDFMGQQTSTPVPGIEHDKDLFFEKVRDFVDAVREGRPAPIPGEQILIQQAIIDGVLRSAEQRREVEIKLPY